From a region of the Helianthus annuus cultivar XRQ/B chromosome 5, HanXRQr2.0-SUNRISE, whole genome shotgun sequence genome:
- the LOC110944117 gene encoding uncharacterized protein LOC110944117: protein MDREQEQMQFLGLFGIFKESYKIIISWRNIFTQITLALILPLTFIFLAHLDISNSLFQHIEHTEFEKHFTRPGTKRYTNLSNTLSSELITFLLFKVAYIAIFLILSLLSTAAVVYTIASIYTGRELTFKTVMSVVPKVWKKLIITLLCVFAAFFVYNFLAILIILSSLILLPHPFGIILVYVLLIVYFIGSVYMTVCWQLASVVSVLESSYGFQAMTKSKNLIKGNQIVAISVSFLLGLSYFIIKLVFELFVVHGSSLKVWKRVGFGALCSILLLFIFLFGLVIHTVLYLICKSYHHENIDKGDLSNHLESYLGDYEPLIGKDVQLEQYQV, encoded by the coding sequence ATGGATAGAGAACAAGAGCAAATGCAATTTTTAGGCCTCTTTGGCATCTTCAAAGAAAGCTACAAAATCATCATCTCATGGAGAAACATCTTCACCCAAATCACCCTAGCCCTCATCCTTCCTCTAACCTTCATCTTCCTAGCACATCTCGATATCTCGAATTCACTATTTCAACACATCGAACATACAGAATTCGAAAAGCATTTCACACGTCCTGGTACAAAAAGATACACCAATCTATCTAACACGCTCTCATCCGAATTGATTACCTTTTTGCTCTTCAAAGTCGCGTACATCGCTATCTTTCTCATCCTATCCCTTCTATCCACAGCCGCAGTCGTCTACACGATTGCATCTATCTACACAGGACGCGAGTTGACTTTTAAGACTGTCATGAGCGTCGTCCCAAAAGTTTGGAAAAAACTCATTATCACCTTATTATGCGTATTTGCAGCCTTTTTTGTTTACAACTTCTTAGCCATATTGATCATACTATCTTCTTTAATTTTGCTTCCTCATCCTTTCGGGATCATCCTTGTTTATGTGCTCTTGATTGTATACTTCATTGGATCGGTGTACATGACCGTTTGTTGGCAACTAGCAAGCGTTGTCTCGGTTCTTGAGAGTTCATACGGGTTTCAAGCTATGACAAAGAGCAAGAATCTGATCAAGGGAAACCAAATAGTGGCTATTTCAGTTTCCTTTTTGTTGGGTTTGTCATATTTTATCATAAAGTTAGTATTCGAGTTGTTTGTTGTGCATGGAAGCTCTTTGAAAGTATGGAAGAGGGTAGGGTTTGGTGCTTTGTGTTCCATATTGCTTTTGTTTATCTTTCTCTTTGGGCTTGTGATCCATACGGTATTGTATCTCATTTGCAAATCGTATCATCACGAAAACATCGATAAAGGAGATTTGTCGAATCATCTCGAAAGTTATCTTGGTGATTATGAGCCTTTGATTGGGAAAGATGTTCAACTGGAGCAATATCAAGTCTGA